The DNA sequence ATGGGAAAAGCAGAGTCAAAGCACGAATGGACACCTTCAAGGAAACCTTGCCAAGAGGTGagattatttctgaaaaaaaatcagtagaaaaataattgtatcattttcctgatttaaacaaacaattaacGTTACCCTAAGTTGTCAACAAACAATTAAGGTTACCCGAAGTTATCAACCATCAATTAACACAATCCAAAAAAGGTTTGGTTTTCCAAAGAAATGTAAGCAAAGCATATAATATTAAATCCAAAGCAAAGTGGTTTGTATTCCTACGATGATgtatttatacatttgttttatctcttgatctaaatatacaaatgtatttgttttgtttctgtttcagGATGAAATGCCACATCCGAAACAAGTTAAAACGGATGATGGTTCCTATGTATGGATTGTTGAAGACATGGATCTCTTAATGCGATTCGTTTTCCTAGGGTCAGACACTGCGTACAGTGCATCAAACAAACATCCAGAACGAAAGTATGCTGAATGTATAGACAGGTCAGTGAACAGagcaaaatgtatacatgtattaccgGGTATTTGCAAAATGATGTTTACGGCGTTTTAGTCGCAATACGAGTACAAATCCTCGCTCTATGTAATTTGTTAAAGTTATACATGTagtaaaaaaactttatttatcatcatggacattttattatatagtccgtgcgtccgttcgtctgtctgtccgcccgtccgtcatATTTCATGTCCGTAGCATAACTCGTATACCATgtaggtattgactttaaacttggcataaagGTAGGTGGCGATGAGGCAATTTACCAAGCGTATGAATCAGGTtagtagattaaaggtcaagttcacaactgGAACtgaaaggtcaaatttgtcctccatatttcgtgtccggagaaTAGCATAATAATAATTCACGTTATTGACTTCAAGCTTGGCATTTAGGTAGGTtgcaatgagacgatgtgcaaagTACATGAACAAGGTCTGTAATTGTAAGGTCAAGGACAAATCTGTCCGTCTTATATTGTGCTCAGATCATAACTTTATTACTATTCAAGGTAttaacttcaaacttggcatataggtaggtggtgatgagacaatgaTCATAGTTTATAAACTTCgccggtaggtcaaaggtcaaggacacataCTGAGTGCAATTCTAccctttgtattttgtgtttagagaaaaatttcaaaaccattcAAGTTATTGACTTTATACTTGAACTACAGGTGAATGGGGATGAGGTGACAAACTACATTACTCCCCCGCACCGCATCCCCGCTCCCCATAAAAATCACTAAATAGTTTAGTGCCTTAGTATTTGAGCGCACGAATTCACTCATGTCGttaggtcaaaaatcaaggttTGCGAAGCTCTTGTAATTTTGCAGGTTTCAGTTAGTTATAAATACATACAATGCTCGCTGGAACATCGATCATTCATTGGTATTAGTAGTTCCCTATATGTTCATTGATGTTACCATAATACTAGAATGGGGTTTCACTTTTCGTGCACCGGGTATAAATTTCATATTATAATATCTTTTAGATTGATTGTCAAAGGAAGAGGAGAAGATGTTGTGCGTCTTATATCAACAATAAGTCATTGTGGATGGGCTCCAAGGCAGAATTATTTAATATTTGCACTTGCAGTTTGTGCGAGATCTAACAACATTGTAACTAAGAAACTGGCTTACGACGAGCTGTACAACATTTGTCGTACTCCGACCCACTTTTTCTTGTTTGTTCATTATTGCAAACAAGAAAGTGGTTCATCAAAGGGCTGGGGAAGAGCTCATAGAAGGGCTGTATTAAAATGGTACGAAGACAAAAGTAGAAACCCTGAAGGTCTTGCGCGtcttttgacaaaatataaagCACGTAAAGTGGCTACAAATGATGGAAAGGTAGAGAGTTGGTCTCATAGGGACATTTTTCGACTTGCTCACCCATCACCATCTGATGATCTGATGAAACTGGTGATGAATTTTGTCCTGAATGGCTGTGGGAAAGCTCAAAATCTTGCGTCCAAGGAATCAGAAAATACTGACAGAGTTACGAAGTTTTTGACTTACATTGAGGGAACAACGAAAGCAAAGAAATGCACTGATGAAAATGATATGGTAGAGCTTATAAAGAGATATAGGCTAGAAAGAGAACACGTTCCAACGCAAATGGTGAACTCAGAAAGCGTTTGTGAAGCACTTATCCAGAACATGAAGCCTGAAGCTAAGATTCGCAATATCGGCATGCTGTCTGCCAAAGGCTTTTGTGGTGAAAATTCCGACATCGAAAAAGAAATAGTAGAGACGCTTACAGATGCTAAGATTTTACATGACGCAAGGGTACATCCTCTAAAGGTGCTATCGGCGTTATTGACGTACGAAAACGGAAAGAGCACAAAAGGGAAATTAGAATGGACTGTGAATAAGAATATTGTGAAGGCTCTGAACGAAGCTTATTATTTATCTTTTGATGTCCTACTTCCAACAAAGAAGAGTTTCCTGCTTGCAGTCAATGTAAGCGACAAAATGAAAGATCCATGTGAAGGCTGTCCCGCAGTGAAATGTCACCAGGCTGCGGccgcgatgatgatgatgaccgTTCGAACTGAAACCAAATGTAAGATATTTGGGTTCTCTGAAGCTTTGACACGAATTCGCATTGCCAAGACAGACACACTTTCTCAGATTGAAGAGAAAATGGATTCGCTGCAAGGGGGAAAAGCTGATAGTGCACTACCAATGATGTGggccaaagaaaacaaaaagaagataGACGTTTTTATCGTGTACACTGACAACCTGCGTACCAAAGGGCAAGTTCATCCATCAAAGGCCTTAAAGGACTATAGAAACGAAATGAATATACCTGAGGCGAAACTAGTTGTGGTGGCGATGGCACCTAACAATTATACAGATGCAGATCCTGAAGAAACTGTGGTAACGGCTGTAGAAAATCTCCGTACTGAAGAACCTGAGAAGCCTGATTACGGAGCGATAAACATTGTCGGTTTTGATGCTAATGCGGCCATACTTATAGCAAAATTCATTCGCGGAGAAATATAAATTATGCACCCAAGTGGCTTGAATAATTGACGTTTTGTTTTGTAACTCTCAACGGCTTATCGGTCGAACAGCTACTAAGCAAGTATTTCAGAGAAAGTAAATGCTGTCCTATGACAACGAAATTTGATGTGTCTAGTATGGTGGCTAATTTTGAGATATTATATATAAGAACGACCGGAATTTGTTTTTCTTGAATAAATTTAACCGGTATTACCGCCTTTGAGCGACCTGCGTCCACGCCGTGTCGATCTCTTACGCACGTAATGGTGACACGGGGCACCGTATGTAAACATGCAGAAAGATGTTTTGTATTACTTTAGATAAAGCATTGTACACTGTGCCGGTAAATCATTTTCATTAGGTATCCAAAGCACCTTAAGGTAGATGACCTTTTGGAAAAGACGCCATATCCTTTTTCTTTCAAGGTATAATGTAAATCATTCACGCTTCGTTAGTCACATATTCCCAATTGATTTGTAGCGTGTAAATTTCATACCACCTACCTGACGTCACCAATGACATCAAGTTAATGAGTGTCTTACCCAGCCAAAAGAACAAAATGTTTCTCATTACGTTGCTAAAATGCAGATGTAACAAACAAATTAGTTTCGCGATGACAAATAGGCACTCGCCTTATTGCGCTCTAATTTCGTGCAAAATCTTTGCTAGTGAGATCGTGCATTTTTCCGATACAAATCAAATAACCCATAAATGCAGACATcacaatatcataattataaggACGTGTTTTAGCTCATACGGCAGGAATCACCCGGTCGCAGTCATTATGAGAATTTTCAGTTTAGGTCACATAGACGGTTTAGATATTTTACGATTGGTAtcttatgtttcatttaaaacaacTTATCAAGTAAATTACATGAATCTAGTTTCCACtgaaatgttttaatatcttGCAGAGATATCAACATTGAAGTGTGCAGTTAGAAAAACAGTTCAGTGTAAACTTTACCTActacatttttctttgtttccaaTATCAAACTGCActagagctgtcctacttgaccTGGCATCAACGTCtgcgtccttccgcgtccacgTCTTAGTCAAAGTTTTGATGCgcttatctctgttattatttaatggaattGCTTCCAGCCTTAAATAGATTTTCCTAATCATCACTCATATCATATGGCACAAGAACCATAAGCCgcgccaattttcatgaattatcccccatttttacttagaattgcaGGTGccttttcactctatctcagtaatATCAGACTATATGCTGTTTAGAAAGAATGGGTGGTCAGATCTCAGTTTAGTTTGACTATGTGTCTGATCAGCGTAGAAggtctataattatgtatatacttATTTTAACATAGGAGGGTTACGTTAAATCCTAATACAATTTTCTAattatgacgttttgatattCGCTCTATCCgttgatattttaatgtttttttctttagaattaaGATATGTTAGTGTGTCCGTGCCTTATATTTGATAATTCGCTATAAGCGTATTCGATGTAACCgttttgttttacatagaataaagaaGTGGGAAGACGGGACGTTTGAAATTGTTTCTTAGAACCGGAAATTCGTTATAACCATGTTCGCTATTAGAGAAGTTTTGTATAATGAGAGATGTTTGCTTTCCtagttttttttagctcgactattcaaagaatagtagagctattggactcgcccgtgcgtcggcgtccgcgtcccgatttggttaagtttgtgtatgtaagctggtatctcagtaccaactaatgggaatggattgaaacttcacacacttgttcactgtcatcatctgacatgcactaagcaggtcccataactctacttcgcattttttttcaaaatcatgccccttttttgcttagaagtatttggttaagtttttgtatgtaagttggtatctcagtatccactaatgagaattgattgaaacttcacacgcttatTTACTGTCATGAGCTGTCATGAGATGTGCAGGTCCTCTGctttgcatttattttcaaaatatgcccctttttcgacttagcagtttttggttaagttttttaatgtaagctggtatctcagtatccagctaatgggaatggattgaaacttcacacacttgtccactgtcatgagctgatataaaacactatgcaggttccataaccctgtttcccatttgtagaaaattatgcccctttttcgacttttgtattcattcaattgaaaaggttgttgaatagtcgagcgttactgtcctccgacagctcttttttctttttttttttttttttttttttttgctaaacttTATCTTTATATTGAATAATAGATTTACAGTTACTACGAATGTTCTAATATATATTTGcttgctttttatacgcccgtctgaaAGGCGGGACTATTATAGGAACTCTTAgggtggttctgggacgatctgtgtatgaaaagaattggaaccactgccttacccttgcatgatcgtaagaggtgactaatagggtcttaacacttggttttgcagtaactctgtgcaAATTTTGActtcatacctcatgtttttattttgatgtaaatgaaaagtgaaaccaaaatttatagtcctgtttggcgccatataacctatactgtgttggtgcgccgtaaacccccccccccccccaaaaaaaaaataataaatggtgGTGGGCGGGCGTCGGAAGGGCGATCGGCCGGCGTCCACAAACATTTCTGGAgcgtttcttcttcatgcatagagggatttcgatttaacttggcacaaatgttcaccatcatgagacaaagtgtcgtGTGCAAAAACCTGGTCCCTAGgtttaagttcaaggtcacaaaggcCAAAAGTCAACTACAAGAGAATGActctgtctggagcatttcttcatgcatggagattttgatgttacttggcaccaaaatgttcaccactatggaGCACCCTTGGTTTTAGAATTACTTACCtttattgtaactaaaaatagctAAAATTGTAACTGTTTTTATTTCTGGCCGTtggaaaaaaccaagaccacttttctgtgttacaacatgcatgttatatccattttaggtgtattttgacccaGCTCTACCCGGTAAGAAGTTTTGTGTGCAGttatattatttagattttttaaggattaacttccctttgttgttactataaataacttatatcatAATTTTTTATACTGGTAAAATCCATATGCAAATAGAGGTGCTAGTGTGTAGCAATTTgatatgacgggcgtatattgtggctttctggcactcttgttcagtATCGGTATCTGtatgatatttattcattttgtgatttttagAGGAAAGGGTATCagcaaaacatgtatatattgtttagAGGACAATGTTTTGCATGTCAAAAAAGCATGCCTAATATACCATTACATAGAATGAAGCCTTGTTCCCACATGCGGATTCTGAATTCAAGCTCTTGTAATGGCAATCAGtatgtaaatacataaatattcaaGAGAGTAAATAGAATTGTTATGTTTGTGTCATTCCCCATTAtgcttcatttttattattatttgttttatattgatgACTCATTGTTACTCTAAAGCCTGTCCTAGGTTTGAGACATTATGTATTTCAATCAGTTATTTAGTTATAGTCTATGGTTTTCTAGAAGGTTCAAGCAACAGGCTGTTTACATTATTGTAAAGTCTGGATTATTCTGGATTTTTCCagaatcttctttttattctttgtGATACATGTAACATGAAATtgctggaaccttccatgatgctTTAAATTTCGACACTGTTTGAGGGCAGGGAAAAACCTAAgtaacattttactgaaaaacGTTCAAGTATTTTTAGAAAGCAAAATATTACCAGTtgtgctttaaaaaaaaagaaatttatcttTAAAGTGAGGATTTAAGTTTGTTGAATAAACTAAATACAGTTTGAATACTATGAGGAATTCGGAATTATTACTAATTGGATCGAATTTTACTAGGACAGGATTTGGAATATTCTTGCATATCAGACTAGATTTTACGGCTAGTTGACATTATAAAGGCATTTTAATTGTTAATATTCGTTATAAACTTCGTTATTGTTCTTTTACCTTTAGTTCTTTAAGTAAGAAGAATATGTTACCCCTAGTCCTAACAATAATAAATGGGACCCTCCgaggccgagtggtttaggtcgctctgacttcaaatcacatgcccttCACCGATGgtggttcaagcctcactccgagtgttgcattcttcatgtgaggaagccatccactggcttacggaaggccggtggtactaacaaggtgcccgctcgtgatgaaataataaacggagggcatcttgggtcttcctccaccatcaaaggtggaaagtcgctgtatgacctgtaattgtgacgttaaacccaacaaaattaaaataacgAAATTAAAAATGTTCACACTAATAAAGAAAGAATGTCATAGAATTTTTATAAGGTTATCGGGTATCTTTTCAGATTGGTGAATATCTCTAGAACAGTCAATAATGACAGGAATAACTAATGTGGTTTTCTGTATGTGACCATcagaaacataaataaaaagtgttatttgttgctATGTATGCACTTAGCAGATGTTCAACgctgatttgtttttaaaaaatccttgCACATAACCTACTGTTTCAGTCAATTTCAATAATGAGCAATACTACGCTTGTAAGTTATGTCATTTAAGGTAGCCAAACGTCATATTTTGTCCACATGTGATAAGTTTACAGACAATATTGATTGAAAGGGCATAACTGTTTCAGTTATACTAGAGTTATTACCCTTGAATCAGTTAATACTgctcatttgcatatatatttataatagttTTATGCTCTCTGAAAGGAAACATATAGTCGCCGCTTCTTCCGTCCGTGCCGCAATTCTTGctcagagtatttctcagcaatcaCTAGTTGGAATATAGTGAAACTTTATAGGACGCTTTACTATCAATAGGAGATGCGCACATTGTCTTCGTGGTTTGGTCGGTGAATTTttaaagagttattgccctttggttaTTCAATAGGAGTATACTAGTGTACAGTTCTTGTCCGCCAACCACTGGAATTTCGTGAAACTACATAGGAAGTTTTACTATTAAGAAGAGAcgcgcatattttcttcatgttaaGGTCGAATGATATttcattgagttattgcccttagattattcaacaatagtatactataaAACAATCCTTGTCCGAAGAATTTGTCAGCAACCagtggttggaatttagccatgtGTTAGAGGAAACTTTATTatcttaatgagaatttcatactATCTTCTTGTActggtcagatgatttttcacagtGTTCTTGACATCTAATTATTCAACTATATTATACTAAGGTAcatttcttgtctggagtattccaCAACAACCAATGGTTGGAATTTATTGTAACTTCATAGGAAACCTCACTTTCATGATGAGATGaacatattgttttcattttccggTCGGGTGATTATTaaccgagttattgccctttgattatccTAAAAAAGTGTACTGTAATATATTCTTGTTCAGAGTATTTCTCAGTACCACTGGTTCTTCATAGGAGACTCAATTATTATGAGTAGATGCGCACATTATCTTCATTTTCCGGTCGAATGATTTGCCACCATGTTATTGCCCTTTGACTAAttaacagtagtatactatagtacaattcttgtacggagtatttctcagcagtCATTAGCCCGAACctagcgaaacttcataggaagcttcactattaAGAGGAAATGCGCATATAATCTTTTTGTTTGGGTCGGTTGAGGTTTCgctcagttattgccctttgattattaagcaatagtatactatagtacagttCTTGTCTGGATCATTTCTCAGGAAACATT is a window from the Mercenaria mercenaria strain notata chromosome 7, MADL_Memer_1, whole genome shotgun sequence genome containing:
- the LOC123555027 gene encoding RNA-binding protein RO60-like, with the protein product MGKAESKHEWTPSRKPCQEDEMPHPKQVKTDDGSYVWIVEDMDLLMRFVFLGSDTAYSASNKHPERKYAECIDRLIVKGRGEDVVRLISTISHCGWAPRQNYLIFALAVCARSNNIVTKKLAYDELYNICRTPTHFFLFVHYCKQESGSSKGWGRAHRRAVLKWYEDKSRNPEGLARLLTKYKARKVATNDGKVESWSHRDIFRLAHPSPSDDLMKLVMNFVLNGCGKAQNLASKESENTDRVTKFLTYIEGTTKAKKCTDENDMVELIKRYRLEREHVPTQMVNSESVCEALIQNMKPEAKIRNIGMLSAKGFCGENSDIEKEIVETLTDAKILHDARVHPLKVLSALLTYENGKSTKGKLEWTVNKNIVKALNEAYYLSFDVLLPTKKSFLLAVNVSDKMKDPCEGCPAVKCHQAAAAMMMMTVRTETKCKIFGFSEALTRIRIAKTDTLSQIEEKMDSLQGGKADSALPMMWAKENKKKIDVFIVYTDNLRTKGQVHPSKALKDYRNEMNIPEAKLVVVAMAPNNYTDADPEETVVTAVENLRTEEPEKPDYGAINIVGFDANAAILIAKFIRGEI